One part of the Prochlorococcus marinus str. MIT 9313 genome encodes these proteins:
- the hisB gene encoding imidazoleglycerol-phosphate dehydratase HisB, with amino-acid sequence MGIMTSLRQGDVHRVTAETDVLVRVGLDGCGQCNVSTGVAFLDHMLHQLSSHGLLDLEITATGDTHIDDHHTNEDVGIAVGQALSQALGDRRGIHRFGHFVAPLDEALVQVVLDCSGRPHLSYGLQIPAERIGSYDSELVKEFFVAVVNNSGLTLHIRQLAGTNSHHIVEACFKAFARALRMAIEIDPRRAGAVPSSKGVLEQAGGQKS; translated from the coding sequence ATGGGCATCATGACGTCGCTAAGACAGGGGGATGTTCATCGCGTCACCGCTGAAACCGACGTGCTTGTTCGTGTTGGGCTTGATGGCTGTGGTCAGTGCAACGTTTCTACGGGGGTCGCCTTCCTCGATCACATGCTTCACCAGCTTTCCAGCCATGGCCTGCTGGATTTAGAGATCACCGCGACTGGTGACACCCACATCGATGACCATCACACCAATGAGGATGTGGGTATTGCTGTTGGTCAGGCCCTATCTCAGGCACTTGGAGATCGACGTGGCATCCACCGCTTCGGTCATTTTGTGGCACCACTTGATGAGGCGTTGGTTCAGGTCGTTCTGGATTGCTCCGGTAGGCCTCATCTCAGTTATGGCCTGCAAATTCCCGCTGAGCGCATTGGTAGCTACGACAGCGAGTTGGTGAAGGAGTTCTTCGTGGCAGTTGTGAACAACAGCGGCCTGACCCTGCATATTCGCCAGTTGGCAGGCACCAATTCCCACCACATCGTTGAAGCCTGTTTCAAGGCCTTTGCCAGAGCTTTGCGCATGGCAATTGAAATCGACCCGCGAAGGGCCGGTGCAGTACCTAGCAGCAAGGGTGTGCTGGAGCAGGCTGGCGGGCAGAAGAGCTGA